The proteins below come from a single Gossypium raimondii isolate GPD5lz chromosome 2, ASM2569854v1, whole genome shotgun sequence genomic window:
- the LOC128034561 gene encoding uncharacterized protein LOC128034561, which yields MRNVAEKDVPFSKDSILHSSWNWVKALKCTVGRLEDCTRRQTRCSRWIPPPTDTIKLNTDGARDPILGLAASAAVARDEFDIWVRGVGRNIGRCGVEQAKLWAIYDRLIMAWDAQWRHIFMETYCALAFKGTTDKLRGCVQRILVLRIQELESRYWNVVFKQIPREINSVAHSLAGMMKEV from the exons ATGCGGAACGTTGCAGAAAAG GATGTTCCGTTCAGTAAAGATTCTATCCTTCACTCTTCATGGAATTGGGTTAAAGCTCTTAAGTGCACAGTTGGAAGACTGGAGGATTGTACCAGAAGACAAACTAGATGTAGCCGATGGATTCCTCCTCCAACGGACACCATTAAACTAAACACTGATGGGGCTCGTGATCCGATATTGGGTTTGGCAGCTTCAGCAGCAGTGGCGAGAGATGAATTCGACATTTGGGTTCGTGGAGTAGGTAGAAATATTGGTAGGTGTGGTGTGGAGCAAGCAAAGCTTTGGGCGATCTATGATAGGCTTATTATGGCATGGGATGCCCAATGGCGACATATCTTCATGGAAACATATTGTGCACTTGCTTTTAAAGGGACCACTGACAAATTGAGAGGGTGTGTTCAGAGAATTTTGGTTCTTAGAATTCAAGAGTTAGAAAGTCGTTATTGGAATGTTGTCTTCAAGCAGATCCCAAGAGAAATAAACTCTGTTGCACACTCGTTGGCTGGTATGATGAAGGAAGTGTAG
- the LOC105788944 gene encoding vacuolar fusion protein MON1 homolog — MSLDSISSSSSVDESTGLNRNSDLEPVDEQFGLLSLTEPVELEPNRGNGYGVTNGSLNRERSNGEEEDERLTVQNREIFGDERPSSPSSSGYAGERGSSSASTASRIDGAIEVDGDEIQEVRNDCSLEGFSDTQASAWVPGKRHVDEDDGSISWRKRKKHFFILSNSGKPIYSRYGDEHKLAGFSATLQAIISFVENGGDRVKLVKAGKHQVVFLVKGPIYLVCISCTEEPYESLKGQLELIYGQMILILTKSINRCFEKNPKFDMTPLLRGTDVVFSSLVHSFSWNPATFIHAYTCLPLAYATRQAAGAILQDVADSGVLFAILMCKHKVISLVGAQKASLHPDDMLLLSNFVMSSESFRTAESFSPICLPRYNPMAFLYAYVNFCDVDTYLILLTTRSDAFYHLKDCRICIELVLSKSNFLSEVQRSMIDGGMHVEDLPLDPLPRSGSSPHLGQQRLPTHSSERLPTDSPKRPREPFIGIGGPAGLWHFIYRSIFLEQYVSSEFSPPLSSPRQQKRLYRAYQRLYASMHDKGIGPHKTQFRRDENYVLLCWVTQDFELYAAFDPLADKAVAIKTCNRVCQWVKDVENEIFLQGASPFSW, encoded by the exons atgtcGTTGGATTCTATCTCATCTTCGTCTTCTGTTGATGAGTCCACCGGCTTAAACCGTAATTCCGATCTCGAACCGGTTGATGAACAGTTCGGTTTGTTGTCATTGACCGAACCTGTCGAATTGGAACCTAATCGTGGAAATGGCTATGGAGTCACCAATGGATCGTTGAATCGGGAGAGAAGCAACGGCGAGGAAGAGGACGAACGATTAACAGTGCAGAATCGGGAAATATTTGGCGACGAAAGGCCTTCGAGTCCTAGCAGTAGTGGGTATGCCGGTGAGAGAGGGAGCAGCAGTGCCTCGACCGCGTCTCGGATCGATGGAGCTATTGAGGTTGACGGTGATGAGATTCAGGAAGTAAGGAACGATTGTTCCCTCGAAGGATTCTCCGATACTCAGGCCTCCGCTTGGGTACCGGGTAAACGTCATGTTGATGAG GATGATGGTTCAATATCATGGAGAAAGAGGAAGAAACACTTCTTTATTTTGAGTAATTCTGGTAAACCAATATATTCCAG ATATGGAGATGAACACAAGCTAGCTGGTTTTTCAGCAACATTACAAGCCATCATTTCCTTTGTGGAGAATGG GGGAGATCGTGTCAAATTGGTCAAGGCTGGGAAGCACCAG GTGGTCTTTCTTGTGAAAGGACCAATTTATTTAGTTTGCATCAGCTGCACAGAGGAGCCCTATGAATCATTAAAAGGACAATTGGAGCTTATTTACGGCCAG ATGATACTTATATTAACGAAGTCCATAAATAGATGCTTCGAGAAGAATCCTAAGTTTGACATGACACCTTTGCTTAGAGGAACAGATGTTGTTTTCTCTTCCCTCGTTCACTCCTTCAGTTG gAACCCAGCTACCTTTATTCATGCATACACTTGTCTTCCTCTTGCTTATGCAACAAGGCAAGCTGCCGGTGCCATATTGCAAGATGTTGCTGATTCTGGGGTGCTATTTGCCATACTAATGTGTAAACACAAG GTTATCAGTCTTGTGGGTGCTCAAAAAGCTTCTCTTCATCCTGATGATATGTTACTACTTTCAAACTTTGTGATGTCATCAGAATCATTTAG GACAGCAGAATCATTCTCACCAATTTGCTTACCAAGATATAATCCTATGGCATTTTTGTATGCATACGTTAATTTTTGTGAT GTTGATACCTATTTGATATTGCTTACTACCAGATCAGATGCGTTCTATCATCTTAAAGATTGCAG GATTTGCATAGAACTTGTTCTCTCGAAGTCCAATTTTCTTAGTGAAGTTCAGAGGTCAATGATTGATGGTGGAATGCATGTTGAGGATTTGCCGCTTGACCCATTGCCTCGATCGGGATCATCACCTCACCTAGGCCAGCAAAGACTTCCAACTCATTCGTCTGAGAGGCTTCCAACAGATTCTCCTAAGAGGCCGAGGGAACCATTTATTGGCATTGGTGGTCCTGCTGGACTTTGGCATTTCATTTATCGTAGTATATTTCTCGAGCAATATGTATCTTCTGAGTTCTCTCCGCCACTTAGCAGTCCCCGGCAACAGAAAAG ATTATATAGAGCTTACCAAAGACTGTATGCTTCCATGCATGATAAAGGAATTGGGCCCCATAAAACTCAGTTTAGAAGAGATGAAAACTATG TTTTACTCTGCTGGGTTACACAAGATTTTGAACTCTATGCGGCATTCGATCCCCTTGCAGACAAG GCAGTAGCCATAAAGACTTGCAACAGGGTTTGTCAATGGGTAAAAGATGTagaaaatgagatttttttgCAGGGAGCTAGCCCCTTTTCATGGTAA